The stretch of DNA ATAAGTTTTGAGctaaattttttaacttttagctATTATAAAGACACTGGGAGTGTTCTAACAATATTGTCtatttttaacaattaatttttcaaatcatctaaaacttaatttaagttgaattaaaaaagaaaatgtttAAACAAAATTTGACTGAAATTGTGGCCATGGGATaattttttaccattttaataaACACAtgatcatttttataatttcttaaaagaaagAGTGCAAACTAAACTTTAGCTAAAATAAAGGGGACCTCTTTTGAATTATTCCTTCTTTGAAAGTATTATCTCTTCCTCATAGAATTATCTATtccatttttcttcttcaattcatATATAATGTATTGATTATAGGaaggttcttttttttttttatttggtgaATGAAAAGATCTTCTTTGAAAACATTAATACTCTTCCCttccaaaaaacaaaaaaaacaaaaacattaatACTCTTTAGGAATGATAATTAAATTAGATAGCTAAAATAGTTTTAGGTTATTAATCTTAATGttcattaatatttttaataaaaagttgttcattttttgtaaaaaatattaaaaaaataaaaaacattaaaaaaactaataacatATTCCACAATTCATCTTAATCTTATGCACCTTCATTACTAAACcaatcaaaattaaaagaaaatgctCTCATAAGTGAGAGCAAAAGTGGTGATCTAAAAatcctataaatattaatatattatttataatattattattttttattgttatttttaatgttgagattatgcttaattttaatatttttaaattttatatttattttccttaaaattttaaaactttaaatattattttttttaaaagaaataataaataatttttttacatttataaaattttaaaaatacacataaaaaaaattaaaaattaaaaattaaaaacataaccTAGGTACACAAAATTTGTGATCATATTTTTGGTTGTCAATGAAAGGGTGTTTCTTAATTTGTTTCATTGGAAAATACAATACAATGTTTTTTTTATCTGAAAAGTACAATGTTGATTGATAAACTATTGGATGGCAATTCGAATCCTTATCATTtcggtattttttttctttctttattaatataaataatattctgtTACTTTTTCTAAGTTAATCTTATCATAAAATATGAACGGAAATTTAGGAAATAAAAAACTCAATTTCTTTGGacgattttttcattttttttaaatccaaTAAACAGAATAAGAACAGTATTATCAGTTACTCCAAGGTATAAGGCATCAAAATCTATTAAACCCAAAGGTTAAACACTTGTAACGTGTATTTAGTCAACATGTAATCTCTTATTCTATACAATTTCAACTCAACTTTAAATTTATTCtcagaaattatatatatatatataaaaaaaaaactaacttttattttttttaatttactatctatttattcaaaaacattatctatttatttaaaatatttcggttaatatctaattatttaaaatttatttggcTAACTAATCTGCATTAATTACAAAAGAAATCTActttgatatttaaaaaaatctaattattcacatttatttctagaactttttttaaaaaatattttgtagaATTAATTTAGATGAAGAGaatgttgaattttgaaattttaaattgatctCATTTTAATCTAATTTATCTCTAtataatcttaaaaaaataatttagtggatgattaaaaaataattttatatttaaacaaAGTGGTAGGGTCCGCATATTATTCTTCATCCATCATCATAATATTATGCTTAATCAAATCTACCAACCCCATAAACATAAATATCTTAAActgtttatttttaaaagtaaatttctatgaaaaaaaatccaaaaacgtaataattttatattgaaattaaatttaaataattatcagCTATCtgtttcaaattttcaaaactattattcttttatttaaaaaaaataattcagttACAAATTGGTATCAGTGACCGTGAAATCCTACTAGACCTTCCCTATATATACCTGTAGTTCACTCCTCCATCCTCACACGTTCTATACCGCTAACAAAACAAATTCCATACTCTCTTAACTTTCTGATTAGATTCCGAGAAAGTGAAGGAAAATTCTTGTTTGAGAATGGAGCTTGATCTTTCCCCGAAGTTGGCCACCAAGGTGTACGGAGGCGATGGTGGATCCTACTACTCTTGGGCTCCATCGGAGCTCCCTATGCTTCGTCAGGGTAACATTGGTGCAGCTAAGCTAGCTCTCGAGAAAAATGGCTTCGCTCTTCCTCGTTATTCAGATTCATCTAAAGTCGCTTACGTACTACAaggtatattttaattcattcgATGATTGCGATCACTATGTAGATTTGATTGTTTTCTAAGTCAAATTCAATCCTTTTATTAATATCAATTGTGTGTTTTCTCTCTTATTGTTAGAAGACCTGTAGGCTGTATTTTATATTGTAAAGTCGTCTTTGTgacttttttttaatgatttctTGATAAATTTATTTGAGAATCAGATGTTTTTGAGCGATATGTGATATGTTCTGTAGATTAATTAGATCTATGTGAATGTGATGTCATCCGTTATTCGATTTCTTATAGGGTATATATTTAAAACCCaatgatttagtatatatatatgtatgggatagttttactttaattttgccTCCGTGAATCTGCAAGCTTTTTTAAACATGTTCTGGATCTGTTTTCAGTTCATATTGTTGTAAACCCCTGTTTTCAAACTCTTTATGTGTAACTCAAGATTATGAATTTCACTAAATTTATTTCATAAGATCAACCTGATGTTAAGTGAATTGTTCTCGAGTAGCTTTTGTGCAATGTAGTATGCTATGCcatgtcttttaaatttaatacaatagCGCCGTTATTTAAGGGAGTAATTGATATTTGACAATTGGGAGATTAATGTATCTTGTTCTTTATTTTCAGGTAGTGGTGTTGCTGGAATAGTACTTCCAGAGTCAGAAGAGAAGGTCATCGCCATTAAGGAGGGAGATACTATTGCTCTTCCTTTTGGTGTTGTGACATGGTGGTACAACAAGGAAGACACTGAGCTCGTTGTTCTCTTTATGGGGGATACCTCTAAAGCTCACAAGGCTGGTGAGTTCACCGACTTTTTCCTCACCGGATCAAATGGAATCTTCACTGGTTTCTCAACTGAGTTTGTTGGCCGAGCATGGGACTTGAAAGAGAATGTAGTTAAGACCCTCGTTGGAAAGCAATCGGGTAAGGGCATTGTCAAGCTTTCTGATGACTTCAAGATGCCAGAGCCGAAGAAGGAGCACCGCGAAGGAATGGCCTTGAACTGCTTAGAGGCTCCCTTAGATGTTGATATTATCAAAGGAGGAAGGGTCGTTGTACTGAACACTAAGAACCTCCCTTTGGTTGGTGAGGTTGGGCTTGGGGCTGACCTTGTGAGGTTGGATGGTAGCGCTATGTGCTCTCCCGGATTTTCTTGTGACTCTGCTCTGCAGGTTACTTATATTGTTAGGGGCAGTGGCCGTGTTCAAGTTGTAGGCGTAGATGGCAAAAGGGTCTTGGAAACAACTGTTAAAGGTGGCAACTTGTTCATTGTGCCAAGgttttttgttgtttcaaaGATTGCTGATCCAGAAGGTTTGGAATGGTTCTCTATTATCACAACCCCAAAGTAAGTCACAATCTCACACTTCTAAATGATGATGATTTtgttatatatgtacatatatattatgGTAACCTGGCACCCTTTTGAGTTTTATTTGACTAATATATTCGTTTTGTTAATTGCAGCCCCATTTTCACCCATTTGGCTGGAAGGACTTCAGTGTGGAAGGCTTTATCTCCACAGGTGCTGGAGGCTGCATTCAATGTGGAGTCTGATGTAGAGAAGGAATTCCGATCAAAGAGGACTACTTCTGAGATTTTCTTCGCTCCACCAAACTAGATAAATTTAGATATTGCAATTCTTAGTCGTCCCAATAAAATGCTCTAATGTCAATAAGAAATTGAGCTCTGATGTTCGgtttaattttatgttagtttctttTGTGGTCACAATGAACAGCATTATATGATGTTTAAAGTTTTATCTTGGACTTATTAGTGATTAATGAAGTTTTTATCTTTCTAGATATGCTTgaattgtttattaattttcacaattttgtttattttgggTGTGTCATATCATAGTACGCATCTATTCCAATATAGATTCTCTTACATGTTTTGCTAacttattctttttcttttacatttactttctttcttttacccagCAAATTCAATTCCGTCCATATCTCCTTCCACTCTACCTAAATATGTTGCAAATCTTGAATTGGGCCATAGAAAGGGAAAAGGCTAATTAGAATACTTTCAAATCATgtctcttatttaattttactattttagagattgtttatgtactatgCTAGGGGAGAAATAGAAAGGAGTGTATTGTTAATTAAGCTCTTTATTCATAATGTATTACAAAATTTTTTCAGCCTTAATTCGTTAGTCTTTTTCTCAAAATTTGATTTCGGTAATTTGTTAAGTTtcctttataaaaaataatatataaattatagatTTAATTATATGTAAGAGTGAGTAGTCAATTTCTTTTAATGTATACATATAATGGAGTGATATGAACTAGTGATGTATCATTATAAAATTACTCTAAATGCTTTTAACTTAATTctttcactttttaattttttattaaggtaaaatcatttaaaatacatctattaattttattcttatttttctcattttttttaataaatttttaacgtTTAAGTATGTtaattttcgttaaccaaaaaTAGTTTACGTAATAAATATGTCATAGaaataataaatgtatatttaacATGGTTCTGAATTAAATCTGCCTGTTATTCTTATCCTTAGTTGTTATCCTTGTCTATTACAATGTGGAAAAAacgaggcgtttggttgggaggaatgaaaatataggaataggaatgggaataagaataggaatggaatggaataaaatttaaaatgcataaaaaaaattgataaaaaaataattaaattttttttcttgttacattggaatggtcattccttcctttttaaaatggaatagccattccaccaaaatggtggaaagagcattccattgaaatgccattccaatactttaaaatacaaccaaacaaaggaatggaatgaaaattgtttcctttccattccattccatttcattacctccaaccaaacgccacctaagtgtTAGCGAATAATTCACCTCGTTGAGTTTCCTTAGAATAGTGATGTGTCTGTCTCGCTATTTGTAACCTGAGGTCGCTTTGCATAACTGTATTCACTCCTTTgaataaatgaattattttcttgAGGCCGTGTACTTCGAGGCGGGTGTGTGTCTCGTCAATATAAGTTTCAATAGTCTTTTATCCTTATCTCACTTAAGACTATGCAGTCAACAAGTTATGAATAtgttttattaatcttttattaacgagttattctttttctttgcattaaatgatataatttCATTACTTCAGGTGGTTCATATTCCATTGCAAGACACATGTCACTCTCTGAAGTGTAGCCAACTTTTTGGTATAATAATTTcccattaaaatatatattttttttaataaaaagagctttttaaagggtaaataccattttggaccttgtgttttgcaaaagttacagattgaacCCTgtcttttgttaaatgacaaaacggaccctatattttctaaaatgataaaaataggaccctaagcttaattttagacaacttttttttttaatacaaccaacttgaagataattcctaatacgaacagatacaaaaaatgtaaacagttttgtcatagcacttttagatcgaattataattaaactttaaaaatcaattcagggtcctatttgtactattttagaaaatacagggtccattttgtcatttaacaaaacacagggttcaattggtaacttttgcaaaacacagggtccaaaatggtatttacccctttttaaataattacaaggGTATTTTCATCTTAATTCCAGTTTGAAAAATTGCATGCTTTGAGTTTTGGTGGTTCATAATTTTGAGGTACATCATTAGCATTAAATGCCCATCTTTTCCAATTCTCTCTAGTTCTCATCCGTTAGATCTTTAGTCTTTCAATCTAACGGTGACCCtttttaaagtataaaactCAAGGGAAAATACTTTATTCGCCATTTCTGCCTTTTGaaccttcaattttttttttgcaaaaaacCATCTTTATTTTTCATCACCTTGCATGCCCTCATTGTCCTTGGCCTATTTTCTACGTATTTCCTCAAATTTCATCTTTAATCTTAGAAATTCTCAGAGCCCATCATCGCATTCATCACGATCCCAATCACGAAGTTGTTCACTGCCCAAAAATCTTCAAAAATATAGTAAGTGGTTTATTTCTTACTCTCTGTTATTCCTTTTTTCTTGAGttgatacttttattttttcttctgaTTGCATCTTCTTTTACTGTGTTTGGtttcgattttattttttttgggtaattTTTGGGGTTTTAAGGAGTGAACTTAGGTTTATTAAATTCCTAGGTTTTTGGTTTAAGTCAAATTAACTCCTTCCAGGAATTGggattataattttatttttttgttaatatgtCCCAATCTGGTTTTAAGATTTCAACTCCTGATTTCCTAGAAATTGAATGTCCTAAAGACTTAGCCCTTCCATTAAAACCCAAAATCTAAAAACCCACATCCAAACTTGAGATTAAAGATGCCAAAATTAGGGATCATCTAATAAAAACCAATCATAATAAAATTTCTAGTTGTTATAGACAATTTTTACAAGAGATAACTGAGGGTAAACATCGTTATCTGCGAGATGCAGCTTGGCTTGAACCTCAAACTTTATCTTCTATTCCATTAGCGAGACCCTTTTTTTTACCCCGAGTTACTGTTGCTTTTTCATCAGGCGACcttgatttttaaattatgtCCACCAAGCCTCGTAAATCAAAGATCACCCTAGGATCCTAATGTCACTTTCAAAGCTGAGCTTATTGAATCCAAGGTAAGGACCATTGGAGAATATGTTGGTGGTGTATTAAAGTCTTGCGGCATCAAGAAAACGTGAGGATGCTGCATTAGATCTGTTTCTCTTAGGGAATTCAGCTGCTTTCCACCAAAAAGAGTAATCCGCGAGGACTGCGGTGGCGCCAATACTAGGTGCTCGTCTAGGATAGGCGCTTGGAGCCTCGAGCACATCAAGAGTGGAACAGTTCTCCCCTTGAGAGAGTATTACAAAAAATTCTATAATTATCTTGGAATTGCCCCTTTTCATTTGATTCCAAGTTCTTACAGGGCTCTAGTAGGTTTAAAGGGTTTGTACCATATTTTAGGCTGGGAGTGCCCCACTCCTCTCGAGATagtctatttttattttgtcaaaGTTGTTCCCTCGAGGAAGCGATGTTTAGGGGGCTTTTATTATCTTGGTACCCACACAAATGATCACAGGATCATTGTGAGGTTGCCAAACAAGACCGAGTTCAAGGACAACTTCTTTTGGACTACTGGTCTTTCTCCTATCAACACGACTGCATTTCGCATTATACGTAAGTAATTTCTGTCTCAAAAACTTGGTTTTGagttctttttatatttatgaCTCTGAGGTCATTTACTTATTACACTTATTGTGTTGAAAGCGGTCACCAAAAGACCAATCCCCACTCCCGAGATGGCTGAGCGCCATAAAATCCTGCTGGGTCTTCCATTCAAATTGCGATCAGTAGATTTCCTTTTGAACGAGGCCAATCTGAGGACTGTCAACCTCCTTGGCTCAAACGAGTACAGTTGTGACTACAAGGTTCCAAAATACTCTTCGTGGGAGAAGGTCCCAGTCCCAGCCAATGAGGAAAGCCAGGATTACATTGCTCGCGTCTGCTATCTCCAGAGAGTAAACCCTCAGGAAGCTGAAGAAGAAGCATCCTGAGGTAATCAATGTGGATGGTCACCTACCGTACTTAGGACTGCACGTACCTCACTAGTAACCTTTAAATATAgccaatataatttttatacatGGGACAATTTCTGTACAGATCACATAACCCATAGGTTTGATAGTTGGTATTCTCGATTCCATGTTCAGCTTAGTTGCACTAGCTCATATTACGGGATTGCCAAGCAGTATGGTACCAACTTGGATAGGGCGAGCCATCCAGATTCAAATTGAGATTTAATAAACCCTTATGATATGTACATGATCACAGGGTCTAGGGAGTTTAGTAATTATTATAGTTCTTCCTCGTCGTCTTCTAATAATTATGGTAACTTCCTTTAAGTAGGAGTTTTATTCCCCATTTTTCTATTATCTGTCTCTGAGTAAGTGTCTGATGTATCTTTTTTGCCTCACAGATATGGATCTCGATTTGGAAGATATGCTAAACAATCCCAACCTTGTAAATAAAAGATCCCAAAAACGTGATGCCCAGGCGAATGAAGCCTCAGGTTCTACTAAAGAACCCAAAAGAACAAAAACAACTGCTATAAGAAGAAATCTTCAAACCAACTCACTATCGAGCCTAGAAAATCTCCTGAAAAGGCTGCTCCTACTGTGGCGAGCGCCAGTGAACAgcccctttttattttttttttcttttttgtctttttgttttttttaattcttttttattttgtccttttgtttagcGTGagcacattattattattat from Cannabis sativa cultivar Pink pepper isolate KNU-18-1 chromosome 2, ASM2916894v1, whole genome shotgun sequence encodes:
- the LOC133035086 gene encoding 11S globulin seed storage protein Ana o 2.0101-like; its protein translation is MELDLSPKLATKVYGGDGGSYYSWAPSELPMLRQGNIGAAKLALEKNGFALPRYSDSSKVAYVLQGSGVAGIVLPESEEKVIAIKEGDTIALPFGVVTWWYNKEDTELVVLFMGDTSKAHKAGEFTDFFLTGSNGIFTGFSTEFVGRAWDLKENVVKTLVGKQSGKGIVKLSDDFKMPEPKKEHREGMALNCLEAPLDVDIIKGGRVVVLNTKNLPLVGEVGLGADLVRLDGSAMCSPGFSCDSALQVTYIVRGSGRVQVVGVDGKRVLETTVKGGNLFIVPRFFVVSKIADPEGLEWFSIITTPNPIFTHLAGRTSVWKALSPQVLEAAFNVESDVEKEFRSKRTTSEIFFAPPN